A single window of Jiangella alkaliphila DNA harbors:
- a CDS encoding alcohol dehydrogenase catalytic domain-containing protein, giving the protein MRAARWHGRGDVRIEDVPVPVPAPDELLVEVLWCGICGTDLEEYRDGPLTIPVQPHPRRGTRAPITLGHEVAGRVHTAAADGSGPPAGAVVVPDVVIGCGACWWCRRHEEGLCPELAVRGQTEDGGLARFMPAHAATCLVVPPGVAPESAALVEPASVAVRALRKAGDLLGARVAVVGAGTVGQLVARCAVAAGAVVELVVDPVPSRRELAVAHGARAAADPAGAAGAGGYDAVVECSGADGALPLALDLARRGGTVVAVGLRARPEMLDVVGLVLGEKRLVGSAAHLWDTDCAPALDLIASGRLPVDDLISRRVPLERVVEDGFGALADRAGDVLKVLVDCR; this is encoded by the coding sequence ATGAGGGCGGCGCGCTGGCACGGGCGTGGCGACGTCCGGATCGAGGACGTGCCGGTGCCAGTGCCCGCGCCGGACGAGCTGCTGGTCGAGGTGCTGTGGTGCGGCATCTGCGGCACCGACCTGGAGGAGTACCGCGACGGCCCGCTCACCATCCCCGTTCAGCCGCACCCGCGCCGCGGGACGCGGGCGCCGATCACGCTCGGCCACGAGGTGGCCGGGCGCGTGCACACGGCCGCCGCCGACGGCAGCGGCCCGCCGGCCGGTGCCGTCGTCGTCCCGGACGTCGTCATCGGCTGCGGCGCGTGCTGGTGGTGCCGCCGGCACGAGGAGGGCCTGTGCCCCGAGCTGGCGGTGCGCGGGCAGACCGAGGACGGCGGGCTGGCCCGGTTCATGCCGGCGCACGCGGCCACCTGCCTGGTGGTGCCGCCCGGCGTCGCACCGGAGTCGGCGGCCCTGGTCGAGCCGGCCTCGGTCGCCGTCCGGGCACTGCGCAAGGCCGGCGACCTGCTCGGTGCCCGCGTCGCGGTGGTCGGCGCCGGGACCGTCGGCCAGCTGGTGGCCCGCTGCGCGGTGGCCGCCGGCGCCGTCGTCGAGCTGGTGGTCGACCCGGTGCCGTCACGTCGCGAGTTGGCCGTCGCGCATGGGGCGCGGGCCGCCGCCGACCCCGCCGGGGCCGCCGGTGCGGGCGGGTACGACGCCGTGGTCGAGTGCAGCGGGGCCGACGGCGCCCTGCCACTCGCGCTGGACCTCGCCCGCCGCGGCGGCACCGTGGTCGCCGTCGGCCTGCGCGCGCGGCCGGAGATGCTCGACGTCGTCGGCCTGGTGCTCGGCGAGAAGCGGCTGGTCGGCTCAGCCGCGCACCTGTGGGACACCGACTGCGCGCCCGCGCTGGACCTCATCGCGTCCGGTCGGCTGCCGGTGGACGACCTGATCTCGCGGCGGGTGCCGCTGGAACGGGTCGTCGAGGACGGCTTCGGCGCGCTCGCGGACCGTGCCGGCGACGTGCTGAAGGTGCTCGTTGACTGCCGCTGA
- a CDS encoding beta-galactosidase — protein MTGVLFGASYYHEYLPAPRLERDLDLMVAAGFTVLRVGESTWASYEPEEGKISFDALAAVVDAAAARGLRVIVGTPSYAVPPWLARRYPEVMAQLPSGQVLPYGARQNVDFTNPVYRRHVERVVRAMAERFGQHEGVIGFQVDNEIGVHELAAPAVVDRFRRHVLDEFGSVDAINERWGLTYWSHRLTDIEDLWAPAGNTNPGYALEWARFQAGLTVEFLAWQRDLLREHLAPRMFVTHDVVGGDSLGSTAVRGIPAAMDRTAVNLYFPLQDAIALPDAQPEATTPLAPWWLTDRGASTMLWRGDMAYSLRGPRGERFAVTEAQAGSIGEHATNVPPYPGQLRLVAHALVARGADLLAYWHWHTLHYGAETYWGGVLGHDLEPGRVYREVAALGAELGGPELDPLVPDADVAVLSSRDSLKALQFQPPLLEPGTDRADPHSYHRIFMRCYDAALAAGAQVRIVHEDGEWDECRVLVVPALYIADDALLERLVAHARNGAHVVLTFRSGYADQWARVRAVRAPGPLRAAVGAGYAEYTTLAQPVALTGFGSGSAEGWADLLEPEGAEVLAGYDHPFLRPYAAVTTNVVGAGRMTWLGTLPDVATTGRLVAWALRERGVQPVSSAWGELPPSVRVSSARRPDGTRLWFVANHSWDPVTVSAPGIELGPWESRVVDG, from the coding sequence ATGACCGGCGTGCTGTTCGGGGCCAGCTACTACCACGAGTACCTGCCGGCGCCGCGGCTGGAGCGCGACCTCGACCTCATGGTGGCTGCCGGCTTCACCGTGCTGCGGGTCGGCGAGTCCACGTGGGCGTCGTACGAGCCGGAGGAAGGGAAGATCTCGTTCGACGCGCTGGCCGCCGTCGTCGACGCCGCCGCCGCGCGCGGGCTGCGCGTCATCGTCGGCACCCCCAGCTACGCGGTGCCGCCGTGGCTGGCCCGCCGCTACCCGGAGGTGATGGCGCAACTGCCGTCCGGCCAGGTGCTGCCCTACGGCGCGCGGCAGAACGTCGACTTCACGAACCCCGTCTACCGGCGGCATGTCGAGCGCGTCGTCCGGGCCATGGCCGAGCGGTTCGGCCAGCACGAGGGCGTCATCGGCTTCCAAGTCGACAACGAGATCGGCGTGCACGAGCTGGCCGCGCCCGCCGTCGTCGACCGGTTCCGCCGGCACGTCCTCGACGAGTTCGGCAGCGTCGACGCGATCAACGAGCGGTGGGGGCTGACGTACTGGAGCCACCGGCTGACGGACATCGAGGACCTGTGGGCGCCGGCCGGCAACACCAACCCCGGCTACGCGCTGGAGTGGGCCCGGTTCCAGGCCGGCCTGACGGTGGAGTTCCTCGCCTGGCAGCGCGACCTGCTGCGCGAGCACCTCGCGCCGCGGATGTTCGTCACCCACGACGTGGTCGGCGGCGACTCGCTGGGCAGCACCGCGGTGCGCGGGATCCCGGCGGCCATGGACCGCACCGCGGTGAACCTCTACTTCCCGCTGCAGGACGCGATCGCGCTGCCTGACGCGCAGCCCGAGGCGACGACCCCGCTGGCGCCGTGGTGGCTGACCGACCGGGGCGCCTCGACGATGCTCTGGCGCGGCGACATGGCGTACTCGCTGCGCGGGCCGCGGGGCGAGCGGTTCGCCGTCACCGAGGCGCAGGCCGGGTCGATCGGCGAGCACGCGACCAACGTCCCGCCGTACCCGGGGCAGCTTCGGCTGGTCGCGCACGCGCTGGTCGCCCGGGGCGCGGACCTGCTGGCCTACTGGCACTGGCACACGCTGCACTATGGCGCCGAGACGTACTGGGGCGGCGTGCTCGGCCACGACCTCGAGCCCGGCCGGGTGTACCGCGAGGTGGCGGCGCTCGGCGCCGAGCTGGGCGGGCCGGAGCTGGACCCGCTGGTGCCGGACGCCGACGTCGCGGTGCTGTCGTCGCGCGACAGCCTCAAGGCCCTGCAGTTCCAGCCGCCGCTGCTGGAGCCGGGCACCGACCGTGCCGACCCGCACAGCTACCACCGGATCTTCATGCGCTGCTACGACGCGGCCCTCGCCGCCGGCGCGCAGGTGCGGATCGTGCACGAGGACGGCGAGTGGGACGAGTGCCGGGTGCTCGTCGTCCCCGCCCTGTACATCGCCGACGACGCGCTGCTGGAGCGGCTGGTCGCGCACGCGCGGAACGGTGCGCACGTCGTGCTGACGTTCCGCAGCGGCTACGCCGACCAGTGGGCCCGGGTCCGGGCCGTGCGCGCGCCGGGGCCGCTGCGGGCCGCCGTCGGCGCCGGGTACGCCGAGTACACGACGCTCGCGCAGCCGGTCGCGCTGACCGGTTTCGGCTCCGGGTCGGCCGAGGGCTGGGCCGACCTGCTGGAGCCGGAGGGCGCCGAGGTGCTGGCCGGCTACGACCACCCGTTCCTGCGTCCGTACGCGGCGGTCACCACCAACGTCGTCGGCGCCGGCCGGATGACCTGGCTCGGCACCCTGCCGGACGTCGCGACGACCGGCCGGCTGGTGGCGTGGGCGCTGCGCGAGCGCGGCGTGCAGCCGGTCTCGTCCGCCTGGGGCGAGCTGCCGCCGTCGGTCCGGGTGAGCAGCGCCCGCCGGCCGGACGGGACCCGGCTCTGGTTCGTGGCGAACCACTCGTGGGACCCGGTGACGGTGTCCGCTCCCGGAATTGAGCTGGGGCCGTGGGAGTCCCGGGTGGTGGACGGATGA
- a CDS encoding beta-xylosidase/alpha-l-arabinosidase: MTALTGADDVAALVERMTLEEKLAQLVGLWLDVTDGPEGPDVAPMQHEMLSKVRELGYYVEHGLGQLTRPLGSRVVPAAEMTATLAGLQDRIVAGSRFGLPALVHEECLTGLQLYGATTYPAPLAWGSAWNPALVEAMGRRIGASMRELGIHLGLAPVLDLVRDPRWGRVEECVSEDPYLVGSVGAAYVRGIQAEGQGATLKHFLGYSASQAGRNLAPVHAGPREILEQIAVPFEMAVRLARPAAVMHSYAEIDGVPVAADPALLTGLLRDRWGFNGTVVADYFGVAFLHTLHDVAADLEDAAAAALTAGVDVELPTGNAYLDPLRTAIERGAVDVALVDRAVERVLRQKAELGVLERPVPAAGGVVDLDPAESRAVARELAEQSVVLLANDGGVLPLVGVGTVAVVGPNADSAEALMGNYSFTNHVEVPAGTPLGIRVPTVLDALASELPDVRLLHEPGCAVRADQEDPGDAARGIAAAARAAADADVAVVVVGDRAGLFGRGTVGEGSDTDDLRLPGRQGDLVDAVLDTGTPTVLVLVTGRPYPLERWVGRAAAVVQAFFPGEEGGPAIAGVLGGRVNPSGRLPASVPRGVGGQPYSYLHPRLGGANAVSTIDPAPLYPFGHGLSYTTFEHSELTVAAPSWDTRTTLTVECVVRNTGDRAGADVVQLYVRDLVGSVTRPLRQLLGFARVELAPGAAARVTFDVPADRLALVSRELRWQVEPGEFDLTVARSAADTGLTRRIELTGDVAECGPDRALLTGVDVRPEPR, encoded by the coding sequence ATGACCGCACTCACCGGAGCGGACGACGTCGCGGCCCTCGTCGAGCGGATGACGCTGGAGGAGAAGCTGGCCCAGCTGGTCGGCCTGTGGCTGGACGTCACCGACGGCCCCGAGGGCCCGGACGTCGCGCCGATGCAGCACGAGATGCTGTCGAAGGTGCGCGAGCTCGGCTACTACGTCGAGCACGGGCTCGGCCAGCTCACCCGGCCGCTCGGCAGCCGCGTGGTCCCGGCGGCGGAGATGACGGCGACGCTGGCCGGCCTGCAGGACCGCATCGTCGCCGGCAGCCGGTTCGGCCTGCCCGCGCTGGTGCACGAGGAGTGCCTGACCGGCCTGCAGCTCTACGGCGCGACGACGTACCCGGCGCCGTTGGCGTGGGGCTCGGCGTGGAACCCGGCGCTGGTCGAGGCCATGGGCCGGCGCATCGGCGCGTCGATGCGCGAGCTGGGCATCCACCTGGGCCTCGCGCCGGTGCTCGACCTCGTCCGCGACCCGCGCTGGGGCCGGGTCGAGGAGTGCGTCTCCGAGGACCCCTACCTCGTCGGCAGTGTCGGCGCCGCCTACGTGCGCGGCATCCAGGCCGAGGGGCAGGGCGCCACGCTCAAGCACTTCCTCGGCTACTCCGCCTCGCAGGCCGGCCGGAACCTCGCCCCGGTGCACGCCGGGCCGCGGGAGATCCTCGAGCAGATCGCCGTCCCGTTCGAGATGGCGGTCCGGCTGGCCCGCCCGGCCGCCGTCATGCACTCCTACGCCGAGATCGACGGCGTCCCGGTGGCGGCCGACCCGGCGCTGCTCACCGGCCTGCTGCGGGACCGGTGGGGGTTCAACGGCACCGTCGTCGCGGACTACTTCGGCGTCGCGTTCCTGCACACGCTGCACGACGTCGCGGCGGACCTGGAGGACGCGGCGGCGGCCGCGCTGACGGCCGGCGTCGACGTCGAGCTGCCCACCGGCAACGCCTACCTGGACCCGCTGCGCACGGCGATCGAGCGCGGCGCCGTCGACGTCGCGCTGGTCGACCGCGCGGTGGAGCGGGTGCTGCGGCAGAAGGCCGAGCTGGGCGTACTGGAGCGGCCGGTGCCGGCCGCCGGTGGCGTCGTGGACCTGGACCCGGCCGAGTCGCGGGCGGTCGCCCGTGAGCTGGCCGAGCAGTCGGTCGTGCTGCTGGCCAACGACGGCGGTGTCCTGCCGCTGGTCGGCGTGGGCACCGTCGCCGTCGTCGGGCCGAACGCCGACTCGGCCGAGGCGCTCATGGGCAACTACTCGTTCACCAACCACGTCGAGGTCCCGGCCGGGACGCCGCTGGGCATCCGGGTGCCGACGGTGCTCGACGCGCTGGCGTCCGAGCTGCCGGACGTCCGGCTGCTGCACGAGCCCGGCTGCGCCGTCCGGGCCGACCAGGAGGACCCCGGCGACGCGGCCCGCGGGATCGCGGCGGCCGCTCGGGCGGCGGCGGACGCTGATGTGGCGGTGGTCGTGGTGGGCGATCGCGCCGGGCTGTTCGGCCGCGGCACCGTCGGCGAAGGCAGCGACACCGACGACCTGCGGCTGCCCGGACGGCAGGGCGACCTCGTCGACGCCGTTCTGGACACCGGCACGCCGACGGTGCTGGTCCTGGTCACTGGACGTCCGTACCCACTGGAGCGGTGGGTGGGGCGGGCGGCGGCCGTGGTCCAGGCGTTCTTCCCGGGTGAGGAGGGCGGGCCGGCGATCGCCGGGGTCCTCGGCGGCCGGGTGAACCCGAGCGGACGGCTCCCGGCGAGCGTGCCGCGGGGGGTGGGCGGGCAGCCGTACTCGTACCTGCACCCGCGGCTGGGCGGGGCGAACGCGGTGTCGACCATCGACCCGGCGCCGCTCTACCCGTTCGGGCACGGCCTGTCCTACACGACGTTCGAGCACTCGGAGCTGACGGTCGCCGCGCCGTCCTGGGACACCCGCACGACGCTGACGGTGGAGTGCGTCGTCCGCAACACCGGGGACCGGGCCGGTGCCGACGTCGTCCAGCTCTACGTCCGCGACCTGGTCGGCAGCGTCACCAGGCCGCTGCGGCAGCTGCTCGGCTTCGCCCGGGTCGAGCTGGCGCCCGGCGCGGCCGCACGAGTGACGTTCGACGTCCCCGCGGACCGGCTGGCGCTGGTGTCGCGGGAGCTGCGCTGGCAGGTCGAGCCGGGCGAGTTCGACCTGACGGTGGCGCGGTCGGCCGCCGACACGGGCCTGACCCGGCGGATCGAGCTGACCGGCGACGTCGCCGAGTGCGGGCCGGACCGCGCGCTGCTGACCGGCGTCGACGTCCGGCCGGAGCCGCGATGA
- a CDS encoding carbohydrate ABC transporter permease, translated as MTIHDAPTRPPARRPVSRSAQRSNRQARDHQRRSRRDGVSWFGYLVLTIGVLGALAPLYWMFVVGSNDSSAISQFPPVLVPGGSFFDNLSFVQERVPFARSILNSAIVAVAVAALQVFFCSLAGYAFAKLHFRGRGVLLVAVVGTMAIPSQLGIVPMYMIMSELGWVDSLQALIVPGAVSAFGVFWMRQVVIGSIPDELIEAARVDGCGTFRTYRSVVLPNIRGSAAVFGLFTAMAAWNDFLWPLVILNSPEHFTSQVAIQQLRTQYTIDYSVVMTASVIATVPLLLLFLLAGKQLVAGIMEGAVKG; from the coding sequence ATGACGATCCACGACGCGCCCACCCGCCCGCCGGCCCGCCGCCCCGTCTCGCGGTCCGCGCAGCGGTCCAACCGGCAGGCCCGCGACCACCAGCGCCGGTCCCGCCGCGACGGCGTCTCCTGGTTCGGCTACCTCGTCCTGACGATCGGCGTGCTCGGCGCGCTCGCGCCGTTGTACTGGATGTTCGTCGTCGGCTCGAACGACAGCTCGGCGATCTCGCAGTTCCCGCCGGTGCTGGTGCCGGGCGGCAGCTTCTTCGACAACCTCTCCTTCGTCCAGGAGCGGGTGCCGTTCGCGCGGTCGATCCTCAACAGCGCGATCGTCGCGGTCGCCGTCGCCGCGCTGCAGGTGTTCTTCTGCAGCCTGGCCGGGTACGCCTTCGCCAAGCTGCACTTCCGCGGCCGGGGCGTGCTGCTGGTCGCCGTCGTCGGCACCATGGCGATCCCGAGCCAGCTCGGCATCGTCCCGATGTACATGATCATGTCGGAGCTGGGCTGGGTCGACAGCCTCCAGGCGCTGATCGTGCCCGGCGCGGTCTCCGCGTTCGGGGTGTTCTGGATGCGGCAGGTCGTCATCGGGTCGATCCCGGACGAGCTGATCGAGGCGGCCAGGGTCGACGGCTGCGGGACGTTCCGGACGTACCGGTCCGTCGTCCTGCCCAACATCCGCGGCTCCGCGGCCGTGTTCGGCCTGTTCACCGCCATGGCCGCGTGGAACGACTTCCTCTGGCCGCTGGTCATCCTCAACTCGCCGGAGCACTTCACCTCGCAGGTCGCGATCCAGCAGCTGCGCACCCAGTACACGATCGACTACTCGGTCGTCATGACCGCGTCGGTGATCGCGACGGTGCCGCTGCTGCTGCTCTTCCTCCTCGCGGGGAAGCAGCTCGTGGCCGGAATCATGGAAGGAGCCGTCAAGGGATGA
- a CDS encoding carbohydrate ABC transporter permease, producing the protein MSSATLALPARPRRRRRVGLGEKIAPYSYIAPFFLLFLAFGLGPLIYTGWVSLHDWEPLQTEHEFVGLQNYQVMLEDPRFWKAIRNTFSIFALSTIPGLILSLLLASVLNNRSLRVKTFWRMALLVPNITPLVTVSLVFASIFGRDYGPVAWILQLLHLPAIAWDVNPFTTQLVIALMVIWRWTGYNALIFLAAMQAIPASLYESAEIDGAGRWATFVNVTLPMIRPTILFSVVVASVGGLQIFAEPLLFTDPMGGNNGQGLTMTLLVYSQAFGSLHFGYASAIAVALLFIVLAVAFVNFLLTRLIRSA; encoded by the coding sequence GTGAGCTCTGCGACCCTTGCGCTGCCGGCGCGGCCGCGCCGACGCCGCCGCGTGGGCCTGGGCGAGAAGATCGCCCCCTACTCCTACATCGCCCCGTTCTTCCTGCTCTTCCTCGCCTTCGGCCTGGGGCCGCTGATCTACACCGGCTGGGTGTCGTTGCACGACTGGGAGCCGCTGCAGACCGAGCACGAGTTCGTCGGCCTGCAGAACTACCAGGTGATGCTGGAGGACCCGCGGTTCTGGAAGGCGATCCGGAACACCTTCTCGATCTTCGCCCTCTCGACCATCCCCGGGCTGATCCTCAGCCTGCTGCTCGCGTCGGTGCTCAACAACCGCAGCCTGCGGGTGAAGACGTTCTGGCGGATGGCGCTGCTGGTCCCGAACATCACGCCGCTGGTGACGGTCAGCCTGGTGTTCGCGTCGATCTTCGGCCGCGACTACGGCCCGGTCGCCTGGATCCTGCAGCTGCTGCACCTGCCGGCCATCGCCTGGGACGTCAACCCGTTCACCACGCAGCTGGTCATCGCGCTGATGGTGATCTGGCGCTGGACCGGCTACAACGCGCTCATCTTCCTGGCCGCGATGCAGGCGATCCCCGCGTCGCTGTACGAGTCGGCCGAGATCGACGGCGCCGGGCGGTGGGCCACGTTCGTCAACGTGACGCTGCCGATGATCCGGCCGACGATCCTGTTCTCGGTCGTGGTGGCCAGCGTCGGCGGGCTGCAGATCTTCGCCGAGCCGCTGCTGTTCACCGACCCGATGGGCGGCAACAACGGGCAGGGCCTGACGATGACGCTGTTGGTCTACAGCCAGGCGTTCGGCTCGCTGCACTTCGGCTACGCGTCGGCCATCGCCGTGGCGCTGTTGTTCATCGTGCTCGCGGTCGCGTTCGTGAACTTCCTGCTCACCCGGCTGATCAGGAGCGCCTGA
- a CDS encoding extracellular solute-binding protein, whose protein sequence is MKASTGAAWLATAAVAVALTGCGGDDDPSAESGGGGDSGESITLNVWGFADLSAELVEQYEAEHPGVDIQTKISDYDAAHQTLLTALAAGQGPDVAQIAVDYMGEFVGNSAAFTDLRDFGAEDIAGDFLDWRWNAGVASDGAVVGIPTDVGGMAIAYRTDLFQAAGLPTDRGQVGALWPDWDGYLAAGEQYVAATGQPFVDAGKAIFRAASNQADEKYYDEDGNLIFADSPAIREAWDYSMAAIDAGLSADLATWSPEWFAGMANGGFATIPAPAWMLGTIEQQAPDTAGLWDIATLPGTAGNDGGSYLAIPKEAPNAQAAYDFITWLEAPEQQLALFEATNTFPSTPELYTNPAVTGLTNPFFNDAPVGEIYIASVESVQGYPIGADSRIVEQQFEAAVGRVEQDAQSADDAWDQAIEDAERETAH, encoded by the coding sequence ATGAAGGCATCTACGGGAGCTGCCTGGCTGGCGACGGCGGCCGTCGCCGTCGCGCTCACCGGGTGTGGCGGTGACGACGACCCGTCCGCCGAGAGCGGCGGCGGTGGGGACAGCGGCGAGTCGATCACCTTGAACGTCTGGGGCTTCGCCGACCTCTCGGCCGAGCTCGTCGAGCAGTACGAGGCCGAGCACCCCGGTGTCGACATCCAGACCAAGATCAGCGACTACGACGCCGCCCACCAGACGCTGCTGACCGCGCTGGCCGCCGGGCAGGGCCCGGACGTCGCGCAGATCGCGGTCGACTACATGGGCGAGTTCGTCGGCAACTCGGCCGCCTTCACCGACCTGCGCGACTTCGGCGCCGAGGACATCGCCGGCGACTTCCTCGACTGGCGCTGGAACGCCGGCGTCGCCTCCGACGGTGCGGTGGTGGGCATTCCCACCGACGTCGGCGGCATGGCCATCGCCTACCGCACCGACCTGTTCCAGGCGGCCGGGCTCCCGACCGACCGCGGGCAGGTCGGCGCGCTCTGGCCGGACTGGGACGGCTACCTGGCCGCGGGCGAGCAGTACGTGGCCGCCACCGGCCAGCCGTTCGTCGACGCCGGCAAGGCGATCTTCCGCGCCGCGTCGAACCAGGCCGACGAGAAGTACTACGACGAGGACGGCAACCTGATCTTCGCCGACAGCCCGGCCATCCGCGAGGCGTGGGACTACAGCATGGCGGCGATCGACGCCGGCCTCTCCGCCGACCTCGCCACCTGGTCGCCGGAGTGGTTCGCCGGCATGGCCAACGGCGGGTTCGCGACCATCCCGGCGCCGGCCTGGATGCTCGGCACGATCGAGCAGCAGGCGCCCGACACCGCCGGGCTGTGGGACATCGCCACGCTGCCCGGCACCGCCGGCAACGACGGCGGGTCCTACCTCGCCATCCCGAAGGAGGCCCCGAACGCGCAGGCGGCCTACGACTTCATCACCTGGCTCGAGGCCCCCGAGCAGCAGCTGGCGCTGTTCGAGGCGACCAACACGTTCCCGTCGACGCCCGAGCTGTACACCAACCCGGCGGTCACCGGGCTGACCAACCCGTTCTTCAACGACGCACCGGTCGGCGAGATCTACATCGCCAGCGTCGAGAGCGTCCAGGGGTACCCGATCGGCGCCGACTCGCGCATCGTCGAGCAGCAGTTCGAGGCCGCGGTCGGCCGGGTCGAGCAGGACGCGCAGTCGGCCGACGACGCCTGGGACCAGGCGATCGAGGACGCCGAGCGGGAGACCGCCCACTGA
- a CDS encoding LacI family DNA-binding transcriptional regulator: MADTANDVGDRVTIADIARMARVSVPTVSKVINGKPGVSDRTRARITGLLREHEYEPRRSTSTKMIELVLGELTSPWSTALVTAVEEAAFDQGMGLTLSRLRPEAEDRWLEMLANRSVDGLVFAVVQVTARQRAHLEELRLPYVVIDPGEAPAGTRVPTIGVTHWRGAHQATRHLLELGHRELAMIAGPADVMFSQARVDGFRAAAVGAGVELPPARVRHTEFGYDAGRDAALELLAASPRPTAIFAASDEQALGVYEAARLRGVRIPEDLSVIGFNDAPIAEWAAPPLTTVREPIRDMARLAVAAIRSLAAGEPEVPTVELATELVIRQSTAPAQQV, from the coding sequence ATGGCCGACACCGCCAACGACGTCGGCGACCGAGTGACGATCGCCGACATCGCGAGGATGGCCCGGGTGTCCGTCCCGACGGTCTCGAAGGTCATCAACGGCAAGCCCGGCGTCTCCGACCGCACCCGTGCCCGCATCACGGGGCTGCTGCGCGAGCACGAGTACGAGCCGCGCAGGTCGACGTCGACGAAGATGATCGAGCTGGTGCTCGGCGAGCTGACCAGTCCGTGGTCGACGGCGCTCGTCACCGCGGTCGAGGAGGCCGCGTTCGACCAGGGCATGGGGCTGACGCTGTCGCGGCTGCGTCCGGAGGCCGAGGACCGCTGGCTGGAGATGCTGGCCAACCGGTCCGTCGACGGCCTCGTCTTCGCCGTCGTCCAGGTGACCGCTCGGCAGCGCGCGCACCTGGAGGAGCTGCGGCTGCCGTACGTCGTGATCGACCCCGGCGAGGCGCCGGCCGGCACCCGCGTGCCGACCATCGGCGTCACCCACTGGCGAGGCGCTCACCAGGCCACACGTCATCTGCTCGAGCTCGGCCACCGCGAGCTGGCGATGATCGCCGGCCCAGCGGACGTAATGTTCAGCCAGGCCCGGGTCGACGGCTTCCGCGCGGCCGCGGTGGGGGCGGGCGTCGAGCTGCCGCCGGCCCGCGTCAGGCACACCGAGTTCGGCTACGACGCCGGCCGCGACGCCGCGCTGGAGCTGCTGGCCGCGTCGCCGCGCCCGACGGCGATCTTCGCCGCCTCCGACGAGCAGGCGCTCGGGGTGTACGAGGCGGCCCGGCTGCGCGGCGTCCGCATCCCCGAGGACCTCAGCGTCATCGGCTTCAATGACGCGCCCATCGCCGAGTGGGCGGCGCCACCGCTGACGACCGTCCGCGAGCCGATCCGCGACATGGCCCGGCTGGCCGTCGCCGCCATCCGGTCGCTCGCCGCCGGCGAGCCCGAGGTGCCCACCGTCGAGCTGGCCACCGAGCTCGTGATCCGGCAGAGCACCGCGCCCGCGCAACAAGTCTAG
- a CDS encoding Gfo/Idh/MocA family protein, which translates to MTRVFLAGAGYIAREHATAATDRSILTGEVELHVADPDPEALASFVAAFPAAVPHPDARSMFATRHDESDLAVIATPPDSHHALVRDALDAGLHTLCEKPLALTADEAADLARRADAAGRILASCDDRFRDLATTQAARRLDASGALGRVYHATFVNTFRRARTGFDQLTQSAWFRDPRIAGGGVMMDWGPYDIAVLDEILDPVRVDVRHAWATGPITGGPFGDQSALSEQHVGAVFDVHTRAGAVVPVSYERAAATHGAERSLVQLEGDRAAVSWDWLDWLGDGSVRLTSDDDGEPDTVTTRFAASPIGFHARPLARIAAAVRDGADPRAITHRSLFTFAWLRAVLDCAAAGEPVTVELDALAGSVVS; encoded by the coding sequence ATGACGCGGGTGTTCCTGGCCGGTGCGGGCTACATCGCCCGAGAGCATGCCACGGCCGCCACCGACCGCTCGATCCTGACCGGCGAGGTCGAGCTGCACGTCGCCGATCCCGACCCGGAGGCGCTGGCGAGCTTCGTCGCGGCCTTCCCGGCGGCGGTCCCCCATCCCGACGCGCGGTCGATGTTCGCGACGCGGCACGACGAGTCCGACCTCGCGGTGATCGCGACGCCGCCGGACAGCCACCACGCGCTGGTCCGCGACGCGCTCGACGCCGGGCTGCACACGCTGTGCGAGAAGCCGCTCGCGCTCACCGCCGACGAAGCGGCCGACCTCGCCCGCCGGGCCGACGCCGCCGGCCGCATCCTGGCCTCGTGCGACGACCGGTTCCGCGACCTCGCGACCACGCAGGCGGCCCGCCGGCTGGACGCGTCGGGCGCGCTCGGCCGGGTGTACCACGCCACGTTCGTCAACACGTTCCGGCGGGCCCGGACCGGCTTCGACCAGCTCACCCAGTCCGCCTGGTTCCGCGACCCACGGATCGCCGGCGGCGGCGTGATGATGGACTGGGGCCCGTACGACATCGCCGTCCTCGACGAGATCCTCGACCCGGTCCGGGTCGACGTCCGGCACGCTTGGGCGACCGGGCCGATCACCGGCGGGCCGTTCGGCGACCAGTCCGCGCTCTCCGAGCAGCACGTCGGGGCCGTGTTCGACGTGCACACCCGCGCCGGCGCCGTCGTGCCGGTCAGCTACGAGCGGGCCGCCGCGACCCACGGCGCCGAGCGCAGCCTCGTCCAGCTGGAGGGCGACCGTGCGGCGGTCTCGTGGGACTGGCTGGACTGGCTCGGCGACGGTTCGGTGCGGCTGACCAGCGACGACGACGGCGAGCCGGACACCGTCACCACCCGGTTCGCGGCGTCGCCGATCGGCTTCCACGCCCGGCCGCTGGCCCGGATCGCCGCCGCCGTGCGCGACGGCGCGGACCCGCGGGCGATCACCCACCGCTCGCTGTTCACGTTCGCCTGGCTGCGCGCCGTCCTCGACTGCGCGGCGGCGGGCGAGCCGGTCACCGTCGAGCTGGACGCCCTGGCGGGGAGCGTGGTCTCGTGA